AACTTCATCAATTGCAGGTCTGGATcagtttgatacaaaatgaaaacaatgaatcgatcacgtgactttgttgttattttgattattttcatcgTAACCATTAGAGACGATGTTTCCATCAAACCTTTGGATGTTTTAATAAATCCTTTGCTATGTGCTCTGTAATACTTTGGGAATGATttgcaatgaaaattaaattattaaaatgagcccttattttgtatttggtaccaattgaaataaaaaaattttctttgccaTTATATTATTGTGATCTACGTTTTAGCCTTGGAGGCCACATTCGActgttttatttgtggtaaATATCATCGTAATTGTTTATGTCTTTGCGACCACTTACCTGAGTAGAATTTTTGGTCACTTATATTTAaggcataaaataaaatgaaaaagatgtGATTAAATGGATACGTTATTGTAGTATTATTGTGGAATTAGAAGATACGGGgttgtcaataaaatgaacatGATATTGACAAAGCTTGTCAAGTTGGGGAAAGTGCAATAATATCATGACCCTTGCGACGGAATACTTCATCACCGATAGATACGAAACTCATCCAAATTTGTCAGAAAAACACAACCTATAGCTTTTTAACGATGAACATAAACGTaactcaaaataaataaaacttgcaaTCGTACCTTACAAATTCTTCTGCAAAGTCCTATACAATTTGGTAATGCTCTAGATAACTTAGCAAGTTTCTGGTACCGTTGGGTGttggtacttttgaaaactgtATCAAATTACTTTACAAAagcatttgcaaaatactgTAACAAGAACAAAATGGTACAAACCGGATGATGAGGATGCCTTCATATATTCCTGCTGTTCTGTAGACCTAGTTGAAAGTAAGGCTGATGACTGATGTTCTGGAGATGATATCTTCTCCTCTGCTGGCTTTTGTGTTAGTGAAATCTGCTCCTCTACCTGATCATCTTGTCTGAATAAgtcataattgcttttgtcTCTTTCATGTCTAATATGAGCTCATTTATGGAACagcaaaagctttttaaacttCACCTGTTTAAGCAGCAAAAACAACGAGATAACAAGAGTGAGCGTTCTCGCTGATCGTGCCCAGTTGCGGCAATATTGCTCATGCTGGAATCTGAagaaaagttgatattttacaattttcatgtttgaatAAGCTTAATAGTAAATCATAACTCAAAATGCACATTCTCACTATCCTGAAAATACCTTTCATCATAGTGGTTAGTGTGTTATTACAGCAGTTACAATGCTGAAACTGATCAATAGTCAACCCAAAAGTCAACCACAAACTCTTACTCCAGTAACAACTACAGAGTGATCACATGATTTGGCAAtggacattgtttatattactgCAACAATGTTCATCATTATCCCTTAAAACAGAGTAAACATTGTATTCTGTGCTGCATTTGCCACAATGAGACACTGACAAAAGAAACACTTAATGTAACTTATACATGTATATTTATTGTCAGTGCTGGTCTTAGGCTATTGCCAGTGATTTAACCAACTTGAGCTCCATGCTGCTTAGTACCAAAACATAAATAGCATTTCTTTGTGCAAATCACAGTGTTCACAATTTGTTCTCGAAATGTTATTATcgatgttattatttaactttCTCGAAAGAGAATGTGAACTTGGtgaaaacatatcacaaagcaaagctttgatgagagctgatttgcaaagagtttatatttggttaacattgttatgaatattatttgattaagttatttcaaattggcaaaaaatgcCCACTATCAGTTCTTGCATTGGGTTCATGCTTAGTAAGGCCTGTTTTGTATACTatacaacacaaaaatgacatttaTGGACTGGCTGTGTTGAATGATGTGGAAATGACAATGCACAAATTACAGTTAATGCCACGGAACTTACAAGCAATGTGCGAAAATAAATGTACCCAATATTGAGCTTTATACCACCCAAATAGATATGTGTAAATCTATTCATTCAAGTAATGTAGAAAATGTTGTATCGTTGTTTGTGTAGCAATTGTAATACAGTAAAAGCTCATTAACTTGACTTCATTTGAATggaaattcaaacaatttaaggcaacttaacctaataaaatgcatgtaaactaCTAATAGTCACAAGTGTTCTTTTTTTTTTCCCAGAGCATAGTTAGCACTAATTATCTCAACATTAgtgaaaaattcatttttagtagaaataaacataaacaccaTAATGACCATGCCATCATGCTCTCCACATTACATAGACGAATTGCTTCTATTGGCACACAACTTGGACCAGCTGCTTTacctattttcattttgtacatCGCTCTCCTAACCTCCTGGACTGTGATTTCCTTCACGGGTCCAACATTTTCCTTAGATTTTAGTGTGATATCCCACAGGTTTTCTTCATTCAGTAACTTTTCGCAATATTCCTTCCACAACCTCAACTTATCTGCCAGCTGGATCTGTAACTGTCCATCTTGACTTCTCATACAAGAGCTACCAACAATATCTCTTTTACACATTGCCTTTGTTCTTGCCATGCGATAGATGTGCCTCATCCTTTCTTCCATTCTCATTTCCTCAatcctttgtttgtttgtgtgctTGTCATATATTTACGTTAATATGTATGTGAactattaaaaataatttcaagtgTTTTTGTGGTTTCAAGGCCATAAGTAGCTCCTGTTATCTCAACAATGGTAAAAAATCATTCAATGTAAAAACAGCATAACATTATTAACACCATAACGATTCGCTTAACAAATGGGTTGTCATAGGCTAAAAATTCAAAGTTCTCTAagctaattatttttttactatATTCTACTCAAATATAAAGTTGACTCCGGTGCATAAAATTTAAGAACCTAAGTCAAGGGCTACTGAAATATACACAACATTAGAAACATTTGTAATGTGAAGAATTAACTAAACTTGACGGTGACACAACGTTTATGTCCTGCCAAACGCTGACGctaaaaactttgttctttCACTTTATGTTGTCTCAGAATGCATGTTTTTATCTTCGAGGCCTTGCCACAATTGCCTGACTAATTTGTGGCAGTTATCATTATCATCGATATAGCTATTTTTGCAACCATCTGTGTCAGCACAATTTTACCCTCCACACATTTACggtgaaatataaaatgaataaaaccaAGAAAGAAAGCAGTTCAGAAAGGTTACTTTGATTAATGATAATCTAGGCTAGGCCAACAGCACCAGATCTACTGTAAGTAGCAATAACAGTTGGACATTACCTTTtacaagcaaaaacaaatagtGATAAATATTCAACCATTATCCCAGTCATATTTTTATGGTAAAATGCAGCCAATTTTAGTTTACTCATGTAATTTAATTGGTTGCTTTTGGTcaattgtatatttttactAAATTGCAGTTCTAGTCAGTAACAGAgtagttttacttaaatggtctacttaaataaatttcttttactttgGCTACTTAAGTAGTTTTGTTCATGGGCCATAGTGGAACGCATGGCAACTGCACCCTTGAGATTTTTGTAGACTATGTTTGCTGCACCCAAACGTTTCACATTTATTTACTTCCCAAAAAAGAGCCCACAGGCACTGCACTTTGCTTTCCAGATGTCTAGCAAAATGTACCATTTTACATCAGGTAAACCTAATTTTAGATGTCTTGCACCCTGGAGATCTTGTCCAAAAGTTCCATGCTTTCCAGTCTGGTTCATGGATACTTTTACTTAAGTAATGTTTAGACCAAAGTAACATACCTGAGTAGGTTTACCGAAAACTGAAGTAgtcaatgttttagttcaaagataatttgcagtaattttcatttgcaatcacATCTGCACAAACCATTTATATACAGTCTATAATTTGAATTTCAAGTAACAATGTTCTGACAAAGAACAAAACTATGTCTGAAACTAATTAGCTTCATAAGACTATGTATTTTCCTGcagttgtattgcttttagtAAGATCTTGGTACTTTGTCCTTTCACAACCTCATATTTTAGATCGATAACTATCAGTACTGGTAATCCTTAAACTACTTTAATCGGCTAAATAGCTGAGTGGTTCGAGCACTGGCCAAGTAATACATGTGGCTCAGGTTCCGTGTTCAATATCCAGTGGCGCCTCAACATTGTGATGCAAGGacaaggcattaacaacactttctcctgttcagtggccctggtggacagttctaaattcgagcaatactataaaaaaatcaaactaaaaaatgtacGTGACAATCGCAACTTACACAAAGGCTACCTCAGAAAGCTGGGCtcaagcgatgaggaatcatggAGTAGTTTTGAACAGCAATACTTGTagtagagcaaattttttcgGAGTAATGATACTTTTACTTAAGTAACTGATGTGGTTACTTTGACCACCACTGCCAGACTGCGTAATAGTGTTCAAGTTATCTAACCTTAAGTAACAACCTGCATACATATAAAGATGTGTTTTTATCGACATATGGGAGTATTTTTGGAAACCAAATGAGTATTCTATTGTTATCATCTGTATGTATTACCAAGTGTTATACCAAGTAGGCTATTTTGTCAAGAACTTATAACCTATCTGGTTTTACCTGCTGCCAGGTTCTTCACTGATTTCACCATACGCAGGAACGTGGCTTAATCTCCAGCAACTTGTCTTAAATTAGTACAAAGTATAGGCTAGAGTCTAGACCATACATAAAAGGCTGCTTTTTGTCATAGTCATCGGCTTATTTTTCTGTATAATAACATACTGGGAGTTTGCAAAACCTATATCGGTGGTGCTGATGTCTGATGTGTAGCCTAACTATTCCGGCGACAGAAAAAGCTCCCTTTCTCAATGTCGTAATAGTGTCAGTTTCAGCTTCCCATTAACCTACTTACTTCTGGAATACAACAGAATTTTGACAACTGTTAAACCGTGCAAGCACAATTTCAAAGTTAACTTTAGCAGTTCCCAGACTAGATCGGTTTGTTATCAAAAGAATACAATGAATCTATCACGTgactttgttattgttttgattattttcaaaacaatgacGCAACAGATAAAATCAGATGACATCTTCGCAATATTCTATGTATTTTAAGACGATGTTTTTACGATGACGCTTTCAAAatgcttttttcaatttacctATTATGGGTATGTAAGTCTATGTTTTGTTAAGTATGTTTTTATATAGTACGAGATAAactcgttttttttttgaaaaaaaacgaGTTACTGCGTAAATtgaatgtaaaaatattgcaatatatGGTGCTTAGAAACCAACTATTTCTTAGCGGCCTACCAGTAGGCTAATCCAGCCGTGTCCTTCATCgcaatagcagttttaactgGGCACATCATAAATTTTcctcgtgacgtcaccaattgcCGCCCACTGTTACCAGTTGTTCGCCAGTTGTTAATAACACCCgacaatgaacaggaaaaagttacaaagccaaaaagtcttaaaacgtgctcaagagaaataacgttgatatttgctggtaacaactagcacggccactaaacctttATACCAGTAGCTATGTATCTCagcaaacaacaaataatttctCACATAAGCAcataaacatgaaatataataacctacgttaattattatcagtgGAATAGTTTGCTGGCTAGACTCTGATCCTGATGAATGCTTGGTGGTAGCCTATGCAGTTTTTAACTGCAATTTTGTAATGCCTAGCAATGGTTTCTAATGTAATGGCGGAAAACTGGAATGATCTGTTGGCAAAGATGCCAttttatgtttgaaaatgaaaaatactaTGTTTCGAAATCTCTAGCTCAAACATTGCGTCTGCGTAAATAATGAAGGGGGGCAATCTTAAACTGATCACTTTTGTTAagagttttaatgtaaaaatagcGATGGTATGTAGACTAgtttggtaaaaaaaaactcattttatttggttctgattttaaattaaatagttttaaattgttttgtagtCGATTCGATTTTATAGCCTAAGTTTTGACACAACCaagaatgaaaaatttaaaaattgtaataacttttagcaaaattgtgttttgcatcttttgaaaatgtcaaagtttttgcatttgtCATTCTAAGCTATGTCAAAACTGCGCCTATTGGGTGGTAAACATGTATGTCGGGTTCGCATAGAATGCTTTGTGAAACATATGCAGAGTTTATATGCGAGTGTCTACTGTCTACCTACCAGGTAGTCACAAAGGTTTAACTGTGTCTGTGTCAGGTCTAACAAGTGTATTGGTAAACTTTGGGCTATCTTTTGATGACAAACcagtaaatttaaacaaaaaaatcaaccaAATAAAAACTCTAACATGTTTACTAATATACGTATATGTATATAAGTTAATATATATGTTAAGTAGgtataccgtattttacggaccataaggcgcactttaaatccttttttttcctcatagattgatcgtgcgccttataagccggtgcgcctaatgtatggatcatAATGCGTATGCGCATGCGTGCGTTAGTGCGCGCATGCGCACAACGTATTTTAATGAGCTTTATACGGTAACACAGGCGCCTTATATCCCTTATAGTCTTATAGTCCTTAGCGCCTTATAGTCCGATGCGACTTATGTATGagcaaaaaactaatcaaagcaatttattgatttgccttatggtccgtaaaatacggtatatgtttaataaatttactCAGGAATAAAGCTAAACAAAGTACCCAGGACAACagaataaatacaaaaattgctttCCAAGTAAGCTTTAAATCAAttcaaaaaaacataaaccatttgcaaaataaaaccaacCAATTAGGTAAGTAAAAGCAGTGGAGTGAGCTCAGAGCGATTTAGTCTTTTCAAACAatcgaaaaaatatttagctCACTACCCAATACATTATAATGTACAATACATTGTAGTATAATACATTGTAATGTACATTACATTATAATGTACTGTACATTGTTATGGATGAGGTAATGAAAACCAGCAAACCAACCACAAACAAAACTTGGCAGAATTCTCGTGTCCTGAGAAATCcccattttcaaaacttttgcgAAACTTGAATTTCATGTAacgcaaaaataaactttacttTATATCAGGTTCATTTATAAAAAGTGTATTTTGTTTAGCACTTAGGtgacttttttaaaaatttacccTTATCCGAAATTCTAGCTTCGTTCCTGTGTATACCTATATGCAATGAACATCAACAAACCTAAAGGCAATTGACTTTCCATAAGAAATGTTCTTCTTGTCTGCATGTCTGTTGTTGACACCTGATCTCCGACATGGCAGTCTAAAAGACAGATCAGCTAAAATATGTTATGGTAATATAATAGCAGAACAAGTAACAAATAATGAATTACAGCAAACAGAAAAGAATTACAACatcaaaacaatgttttgttgttgtagagTTGGACAAAACATCAAGGATCAACCAATGTGTTCAGGACATTCATTGATTTAAAATGTAGCCTACGCTTTATCTACTTTTAAAGCAGATGTGTTATTGCTGAGCAACAAGGCATTATCATCGAATATTTAAGATGACCAGTTTAGTAAAGTAGACATACCTCGGAGCATATCTACCAACAAGCCACAAATGAATCGTCGAATGACTGACCACTTCTCATCAGCAAAAGCCTCGTTTGCAACAAAGCTCAGAAATTCATCCAGGGACATTTGACTAATGATGTATCTAGCCGTGAAACACTCTTGAAACATTTGATGTGAGAAGAAGTACTTCTCGTCGCCATCAAACAAGCGTTGTGACAATCCAACATAAGCATGAAGTGCCACTATGATATCCTGGACATCATCGGATGAAAGACCTTCTTGTTCCATTTCGATTGGCGTAATGACAACCGTTGACTTTTTAGTGGCATTGTAAGCCAACTTGCTAATCTGCAGCACAGTAAAAATATGTTATCATGAAAATcttaaacaagttttgaatgaccagttttaatttgaaaaccTGCAGTATGAGACCAGCAATATCACGAGGCTTTGTGTTATCACTACGTCTCAGACCCTCCAAAACGGTAGCAAAGACACGAGTTGTTGTGGTGATTTCTCCAACATCTTTTGAAGGATTTAGAGAAGCTGCGATTACTAACTGAAGCAACAACGGATTGTAACACAATGAAAACACAACAGGAGCGTTTTGAGAAAGTTGAAACCACAAACTTTTAGCACGTGTACCAGTGTAAGCGTAAAATAGTGATTTCATGTTATCATAAGACAAATCACGAATAAAAATGGTACGGTTTGGTTGTAGGGAGTGGGGAAGATTAAGCATGCTATGAGGTCGTGAAGTAATTATGATTTTAACACCAGGaaggtattttttattaaaaaggcCAGCAATGATATTTTGCACAAATTGTTTAGTGTCATAAGTGTGTTTAGCAAACTTCTTCTTAAATGTGAAATCGGCCTGGTCCAGCCCGTCAAATACCAGTAGACACTGgctttgattatttttaaCCCACTCAAATGCGTTTTTCCAGGTTTCCTCATCTAAATTAGGATAATTAATGTTAATTAGCATCTCAGGTAAAGTGAGCTTGTCATCATCGGGTAAATCCATAAAGTTGATGTGAAAGGTAGTGTACTCCTCAGTTTTGGCAAGACGCTTGGACAGGGTCGATTTCCCTGCACCGGGGTTCCCGATCACACCGGTGTAGCGTTTGTCTGACCTCACCAGGTTATCGAAGTCAATACTTCTTTCATGTGATATACCCTTTAAgtcatcagtggatgggacaTATGTTTCTTGCTTAGGAACTGCTCCTCCTTGATAAAACCTCACTTCGGCAAGGTTGGGATACACCACAGGAATGTTTTGTAGTGGTACGTTGATGCCAGCTTGGGGCCGAAGATCAGCTTCTCGATGTTTCTTTTGCTCCTGCCTGACTATTTCAATGGCTTCTTGTTCTTTAATCCTTCTTTCTGTGTCCTTTCTTTGTTCTAATATATAACACAATAGAAGAAGTTTTAATTTACAATCATCAGCTGCTTCGATAAAGCTGAAATAACTTACTAAGTTCCAAGCATTGTTTCCTAAAACCAAACTTTGATTTAATATTGTGCAAATAGGCAAATCATAAGGTATAGCGATTTAAATACTAAGTAAAGTAGCGTTATGTTTCAAAAGAAGTACCAATAAATTTTTCTGTGCAATTAACGATTACTTTTCGGCCGAGACctaataaaacatatttcaacAGAAATGGCACTAAAATGAAGCTTTCTGGAAGCAAACTTTGGATGCATACTTGTGTGCTGGCCATGCAGTCAGCATAAATAGGGAAATCACATCGCTTCACTAGATCACTAAATCATTAAATCACTAGCTTCACTAGACATGGTTGCATGGTTAGATGGTGACGGTGCGGCTAGAGCGCTTGACTCGTTGTACTTTAACCAGTGTTCGATACCCATTGCACTTTCGTTGTAATGCCATTGCATTTGTTTTCTGTCTACAGTCATTGAAAAAAGCATATTCACACAGAACTTTGGCAGAGTTTGACCTGAGTGATATTATGAAGTCTACTTATAGGCTTAACTcgagtaaaatttttaaaccgaTGTATAAATAATACTTTAAAAAGGTGCAATGTTGCACACTTCCAAAACATACCTGCAGATGAAGTCGTTGGTAGATTGGCAACTGAGGGGATGGTACTTGGTGTTGCAGTTTGTGAAGTTGATGCTGAAATTGGTT
The Clavelina lepadiformis chromosome 4, kaClaLepa1.1, whole genome shotgun sequence DNA segment above includes these coding regions:
- the LOC143452332 gene encoding uncharacterized protein LOC143452332, whose translation is MSKPEEQRLTEDKPQLVQPDNNEGSSSGESDEQPGTSRAVAMLAGMPHEFADAENQVLQTMENAEASQSASSRIDAGFIGLASRVAERRVDSAKRFKPSIEQQESANYPLYLPQLNTQTQDPPDVTHPKQPIEANPHVEPHTDISEVTNQSNALNTEIASTKQTGFMRTKQPISASTSQTEVPSTSPSVASLPTTSSAETNNPQATNSPCGLGANQHQDNNKGNQHIMISYNWNDSKDLAHKISDELSAAGYKVWIDKNEMRGDIYDKMYEAVDNAYLVLMFLSENYKLSENCKREGKLAADKRKRIIPIITQDNYKMEGWTALLVSGKLYYDFSKESFEGNFDKLIQEIDHPSEQQQFTKGLETNKAEQTGLTQPKQPISASTSQTATPSTIPSVANLPTTSSAEQRKDTERRIKEQEAIEIVRQEQKKHREADLRPQAGINVPLQNIPVVYPNLAEVRFYQGGAVPKQETYVPSTDDLKGISHERSIDFDNLVRSDKRYTGVIGNPGAGKSTLSKRLAKTEEYTTFHINFMDLPDDDKLTLPEMLININYPNLDEETWKNAFEWVKNNQSQCLLVFDGLDQADFTFKKKFAKHTYDTKQFVQNIIAGLFNKKYLPGVKIIITSRPHSMLNLPHSLQPNRTIFIRDLSYDNMKSLFYAYTGTRAKSLWFQLSQNAPVVFSLCYNPLLLQLVIAASLNPSKDVGEITTTTRVFATVLEGLRRSDNTKPRDIAGLILQISKLAYNATKKSTVVITPIEMEQEGLSSDDVQDIIVALHAYVGLSQRLFDGDEKYFFSHQMFQECFTARYIISQMSLDEFLSFVANEAFADEKWSVIRRFICGLLVDMLRDCHVGDQVSTTDMQTRRTFLMESQLPLGLLMFIAYRYTQERS